A single genomic interval of Gammaproteobacteria bacterium harbors:
- the meaB gene encoding methylmalonyl Co-A mutase-associated GTPase MeaB — MSTDVVSAVLAGQVAAGARLIRWLEDADPRGRAALAGIYPHTGRAHLVGITGPGGVGKSTLVDMLITEQRQRGRRVGVVAVDPSSPFTGGAILGDRVRMQRHAADEGVFIRSMGTRGQLGGLARASYDAMLVLDAMGYEVIFVETVGVGQDEIEIVALAHSTIIVSAPGLGDEIQAIKAGLMEAGDLFVLNKADREGALQTLRQLEMALHLREHAAPVDAWKPPVLQAVATRGEGGAGIVDVLDRHAEFLRASGAFETRRAHRAHEVFVKLLRDAATRKILETALARPDAAAVLADVAACRLDPHAAADLLCARLSLEPAH, encoded by the coding sequence ATGAGCACGGATGTGGTATCCGCGGTGCTGGCGGGTCAGGTGGCCGCGGGCGCGCGGCTGATCCGCTGGCTCGAGGACGCTGACCCGCGCGGGCGCGCCGCGCTCGCCGGGATATATCCGCATACCGGTCGCGCGCATCTCGTGGGTATCACCGGCCCCGGCGGAGTCGGCAAATCGACGCTGGTCGACATGCTGATCACGGAACAGCGCCAGCGCGGCCGGCGCGTCGGCGTGGTCGCGGTCGACCCCTCCAGCCCCTTCACCGGGGGTGCGATTCTCGGGGACCGCGTGCGGATGCAGCGCCATGCCGCCGATGAGGGTGTGTTCATCCGCTCGATGGGTACCCGCGGGCAGCTCGGTGGTCTGGCGCGCGCCAGCTACGACGCGATGCTGGTGCTGGACGCCATGGGCTACGAGGTGATCTTCGTCGAGACCGTGGGCGTGGGGCAGGACGAGATCGAGATCGTCGCGCTGGCGCACTCCACGATCATCGTCTCCGCCCCGGGGCTCGGTGACGAGATCCAGGCGATCAAGGCCGGTCTGATGGAAGCGGGCGATCTGTTCGTGCTGAACAAGGCCGATCGCGAGGGCGCGTTGCAGACGCTGCGTCAGCTCGAGATGGCGCTGCACCTGCGCGAGCATGCCGCACCCGTCGATGCCTGGAAGCCGCCGGTGCTGCAGGCGGTAGCGACCCGCGGCGAAGGCGGCGCGGGAATCGTCGACGTACTCGACCGGCATGCGGAGTTCCTGCGCGCAAGTGGCGCCTTCGAGACCCGGCGCGCGCACCGCGCTCACGAGGTGTTCGTGAAATTGCTGCGCGACGCGGCCACCAGGAAGATTCTCGAGACCGCGCTCGCGCGCCCGGACGCGGCCGCCGTACTGGCCGACGTCGCGGCCTGCCGCCTCGATCCGCATGCCGCCGCCGATCTATTGTGCGCACGGCTCAGCCTCGAGCCGGCGCATTGA
- the dinD gene encoding DNA damage-inducible protein D — MKKTGKPIVDQHHQTFESIRQFDADGNEYWMARQLARVLEYSEYRHFLPVIERAKEACRNSGHPEADHFEDVLGMVEIGSGAKRQVTDIRLPRYACYLIVQNGDPAKPVIANGQTYFALQTRRQELRDNETFARLSEDDKRLAIRNELATHNKHLAAAAKDAGVETPLDYAIFQDHGYKGLYGGRGAKDIHSAKGLKKSQKILDHMGSTELAANLFRATQTEEKLRRDHVRGKQKANQTHFEVGQKVRQTIADLGGTMPEFLPTPEASIQQIEKSKKKLEKKK; from the coding sequence ATGAAAAAAACCGGCAAACCCATCGTCGACCAGCACCACCAGACCTTCGAGAGCATCCGCCAGTTCGATGCCGACGGCAACGAATACTGGATGGCGCGCCAGCTTGCCCGCGTGCTGGAGTACTCGGAATACCGCCACTTCCTGCCGGTAATCGAACGGGCCAAGGAAGCCTGCCGCAACAGCGGCCACCCCGAGGCCGACCATTTCGAGGATGTCCTCGGTATGGTCGAAATCGGCTCGGGCGCCAAACGCCAGGTGACCGACATCCGCCTGCCCCGCTACGCCTGCTACCTGATCGTGCAGAACGGCGATCCGGCCAAGCCGGTCATCGCCAACGGCCAGACCTACTTCGCCCTGCAGACCCGCCGCCAGGAGCTGCGCGATAACGAGACTTTCGCCCGACTCAGCGAGGACGACAAGCGTCTGGCTATCCGCAACGAGCTGGCCACCCACAACAAGCACCTGGCGGCCGCTGCCAAGGATGCCGGTGTGGAAACGCCGCTGGACTACGCCATCTTCCAGGATCACGGGTACAAGGGTCTGTATGGCGGGCGCGGTGCCAAGGACATTCATTCCGCCAAGGGCCTCAAGAAGAGCCAGAAAATCCTCGACCACATGGGCAGTACGGAGCTGGCCGCCAACCTGTTCCGCGCCACCCAGACAGAGGAGAAGTTGCGTCGGGACCATGTGCGCGGCAAGCAGAAGGCCAATCAGACCCACTTCGAGGTTGGTCAGAAGGTGCGCCAGACCATTGCCGACTTGGGTGGCACCATGCCCGAGTTTCTGCCCACGCCCGAGGCCAGCATCCAGCAGATCGAAAAGAGCAAGAAGAAGCTGGAGAAGAAAAAGTGA
- a CDS encoding type I restriction-modification system subunit M, with protein sequence MTDQLTQQDVNNTAWAACDTFRGVIDPAQYKDYILVMLFLKYISDQWADHYAEYQKEYGNNEERIRRKLERERFTLPYVEFKDEKTGEITDRFLADFHALYERRKAANLGELINIVLDHIEEANKAKLEGVFRNIDFNSEANLGKTKDRNRRLENLLGDFAKLDLRPSRVSEDVIGDTYIYLIERFASDAGKKAGEFYTPKQVSKLLAQLATPKPGDRICDPTCGAGGLLIEAAALVEAQGSRDFALFGQEVNGSTWALARMNMFLHGKDAARIEWGDTLNSPALVEADRLMRFNVVVANPPFRLDKWGASEAQADRYNRFWRGLPPKSKGDYAFVTHMIETALPQEGRVAVVVPHGVLFRGGAEGRIRRALIEENLLDAVIGLPGNLFPTTSIPVAILVFDRAREKGGAREACQEVLFIDASRDYQSGKNQNVLLDEHRARVLTTFRARQPMDKYAHVAGLQEIADNDFNLNIPRYVDTFEEEEEIDVAAVELEIERLEGELVEVRTRMKQYLKELGV encoded by the coding sequence ATGACCGACCAGCTCACCCAACAAGACGTCAACAACACGGCCTGGGCCGCCTGCGACACATTTCGCGGCGTCATCGATCCGGCGCAGTACAAGGACTACATCCTGGTGATGCTGTTCCTGAAATACATAAGCGACCAGTGGGCCGACCACTATGCCGAGTACCAGAAGGAGTACGGCAACAACGAAGAGCGCATCCGCCGCAAGCTGGAGCGCGAGCGCTTCACCCTGCCCTACGTCGAGTTCAAGGACGAGAAAACCGGCGAAATCACCGACCGCTTTCTGGCCGACTTCCACGCTCTGTACGAGCGGCGCAAGGCGGCCAACCTGGGCGAGCTGATCAACATCGTGCTCGACCACATCGAGGAGGCCAACAAGGCCAAGCTCGAAGGCGTGTTCCGCAATATCGACTTCAACTCAGAAGCCAATCTAGGCAAAACCAAGGACCGCAACCGCCGCCTGGAAAACCTGCTGGGTGATTTCGCCAAGCTGGACCTGCGCCCGTCGCGCGTCTCCGAAGACGTAATCGGCGACACCTATATCTACCTGATCGAGCGCTTCGCCTCCGACGCCGGCAAGAAGGCCGGCGAGTTCTACACACCCAAGCAGGTGTCGAAGCTGCTGGCGCAACTGGCGACTCCCAAGCCCGGCGACCGCATCTGCGACCCCACCTGCGGCGCCGGCGGTCTGCTGATCGAAGCCGCCGCGCTGGTCGAGGCGCAAGGCAGCCGCGATTTCGCCCTGTTCGGCCAGGAGGTCAACGGCAGCACCTGGGCACTGGCGCGCATGAACATGTTCCTGCACGGCAAGGATGCCGCGCGCATCGAATGGGGCGACACCCTCAACAGCCCGGCGCTGGTGGAGGCCGATCGCCTGATGCGCTTCAACGTAGTGGTGGCCAATCCGCCCTTCAGGCTCGACAAATGGGGTGCCAGTGAAGCCCAAGCGGATCGCTACAACCGCTTCTGGCGCGGCCTGCCACCCAAGTCCAAAGGTGACTACGCCTTCGTCACCCACATGATCGAAACCGCGCTGCCGCAGGAAGGCCGCGTGGCCGTAGTGGTACCGCACGGCGTGCTGTTCCGGGGCGGTGCCGAGGGCCGCATCCGCCGCGCCCTGATCGAGGAGAACCTGCTCGATGCCGTCATCGGCCTGCCGGGCAACCTGTTCCCCACCACCTCGATCCCGGTCGCCATCTTGGTGTTCGACCGCGCCCGCGAAAAGGGTGGCGCCCGCGAGGCCTGCCAGGAGGTGCTGTTCATCGACGCCAGCCGCGACTACCAGAGCGGCAAGAACCAGAACGTCCTGCTCGACGAGCACAGGGCCAGGGTGCTGACCACCTTCCGCGCCCGTCAGCCGATGGACAAGTACGCCCACGTCGCGGGCCTGCAGGAGATTGCCGATAACGACTTCAACCTCAACATCCCGCGCTATGTGGATACCTTCGAGGAAGAGGAAGAGATCGATGTCGCCGCCGTGGAGCTGGAGATCGAACGCCTAGAGGGAGAGCTGGTAGAGGTGCGCACGCGTATGAAGCAATACTTGAAGGAGCTGGGCGTATGA
- a CDS encoding DUF1343 domain-containing protein: MTDPIRFGLDRLLEDAALRRPLAGKRIALLAHPASVTRELEHSLDALAALPDLRLAAAFGPQHGLRGDKQDNMVESTDFIDPLHRIPVFSLYGEVRRPTTAMMDHFDLILIDLQDLGCRIYTFITTLRYVLEEAARHRKTVWVLDRPNPAGRPVEGTLLRAGWESFVGAGPLPMRHGLTMGELARCFVATLALDVECKIITMQGWQPDTGPGYGWPLGERSWVNPSPNAPNLSMARAYAGTVMLEGTTLSEGRGTTRPLELFGAPDIDARALIRAMQALAPGWLHGCRLRECWFEPTFHKHAGQLCNGVQIHVEDPLHYDHAAFRPWRVQALAFKALRSLRPDYPLWRDFPYEYESGRLAIDLINGSTLLREWVDDAAATPADLDSMAEPDENTWREQRREWMLYD; encoded by the coding sequence ATGACTGATCCGATCCGCTTCGGACTCGACCGGCTGCTGGAGGATGCGGCCCTGCGTCGCCCGCTGGCCGGCAAGCGCATCGCGCTGCTGGCCCATCCGGCCTCGGTGACACGCGAGCTCGAACACTCGCTCGATGCGCTGGCCGCGCTGCCCGATCTGCGGCTGGCGGCAGCTTTCGGGCCACAGCACGGTTTGCGCGGCGACAAGCAGGACAACATGGTCGAGTCGACCGATTTCATCGATCCGCTGCATCGCATCCCGGTGTTCAGCCTGTATGGCGAAGTGCGCCGGCCCACCACGGCGATGATGGATCACTTCGACCTGATCCTGATCGATCTGCAGGATCTGGGTTGTCGCATCTACACCTTCATCACCACGCTGCGCTACGTGCTGGAAGAGGCGGCGCGACACCGCAAGACGGTATGGGTGCTGGATCGCCCGAACCCCGCCGGGCGCCCGGTCGAGGGAACCTTGCTGCGCGCGGGCTGGGAGAGTTTCGTCGGCGCCGGTCCGCTGCCGATGCGCCACGGCCTGACGATGGGCGAGCTGGCGCGCTGCTTTGTCGCGACACTCGCTCTCGATGTCGAATGCAAGATCATCACGATGCAGGGCTGGCAGCCCGACACCGGGCCCGGCTACGGATGGCCGCTCGGCGAGCGCAGCTGGGTGAACCCGAGCCCGAACGCGCCGAACCTGTCGATGGCACGCGCCTATGCCGGTACCGTGATGCTGGAGGGCACCACGCTCTCGGAGGGTCGCGGCACCACCCGCCCGCTGGAGTTGTTCGGCGCGCCGGACATCGATGCGCGGGCGCTGATCCGCGCGATGCAAGCGCTTGCGCCCGGCTGGCTGCACGGTTGCAGGCTGCGCGAGTGCTGGTTCGAGCCGACCTTCCACAAGCACGCCGGACAGCTGTGTAACGGCGTGCAGATCCACGTCGAGGATCCGCTGCACTACGATCACGCGGCGTTTCGTCCATGGCGCGTGCAGGCGCTGGCATTCAAAGCCTTGCGAAGCCTGCGTCCCGACTATCCGCTGTGGCGCGATTTTCCCTACGAGTACGAGAGCGGACGCCTTGCGATCGACCTGATCAACGGCAGCACGCTGCTGCGCGAATGGGTCGACGATGCCGCGGCCACGCCGGCCGATCTCGACTCCATGGCAGAGCCCGACGAGAACACCTGGCGCGAGCAGCGACGGGAGTGGATGCTCTACGACTGA
- a CDS encoding DOMON-like domain-containing protein: MNAMTIIDSPCVARLHAFTPSSGTGRDEAHRMAVRELSASVRWLADGSIAIRYRLAADLWRVVIPQPRGGCAADGLWQHTCFEAFVATPGEAAYHEFNFSPSGQWAVYAFSAWRERDAGFVATTAPLLHIERSVQELGLEAVLPAALLPSGGAGGKLCIGLCAVIEHADGELEHWALHHPAPQPDFHHRGGFVLELAPPKAENTHD, encoded by the coding sequence TTGAACGCAATGACGATCATCGATTCACCCTGCGTTGCCAGGCTCCATGCATTCACACCATCCTCCGGCACGGGGCGCGACGAGGCGCACCGGATGGCGGTACGCGAACTCAGCGCCAGCGTACGCTGGCTGGCCGACGGCTCCATCGCGATCCGCTACCGCCTGGCAGCGGATCTGTGGCGCGTGGTGATTCCGCAACCGCGCGGCGGGTGCGCAGCCGACGGATTGTGGCAGCACACCTGCTTCGAGGCCTTTGTCGCGACACCAGGCGAGGCGGCTTATCACGAGTTCAATTTCTCGCCGTCCGGGCAATGGGCGGTGTACGCGTTCAGCGCCTGGCGCGAGCGCGATGCCGGCTTCGTCGCCACGACGGCACCGCTGCTGCACATCGAGCGATCGGTGCAGGAACTGGGGCTCGAAGCCGTGCTGCCGGCAGCGCTGCTGCCCTCGGGCGGCGCCGGCGGCAAACTGTGCATCGGGCTTTGCGCCGTGATCGAGCACGCCGATGGCGAGCTGGAGCATTGGGCGTTGCACCACCCCGCGCCGCAGCCCGATTTTCATCATCGCGGCGGGTTCGTGCTCGAACTCGCGCCGCCAAAGGCGGAGAACACCCATGACTGA
- a CDS encoding virulence RhuM family protein — MSGGELILYTAEDGSAVIQLRAEGGSVWLTQLEMATLFDTSKQNISLHIKNILAEGELSAAVVKEYLTTASDGKSYKTKAYSLDMILAVGYRVRSPRGTQFRQWATIFSDSGLQPQSYLDRLRRFTEIKYARSEVAQSHPTVVLELNHIRFELVPAVRNWFSDLQIPGKGSGYQSWQDTDPNGFNQTLSSANQANGNLIKPLIRAMKYWNATAKYPFESYALEQHIAGQGYGFFGLLASRQLADYFIQAANSLMADWSAPQWKQDAVSRLKQLASLAQSQERSGNSIQAEATINRLLPPVGGMLGI, encoded by the coding sequence GTGAGCGGCGGCGAACTGATCCTCTACACCGCAGAGGATGGCAGCGCCGTCATTCAGCTGCGTGCCGAGGGCGGCAGCGTCTGGCTGACCCAGCTGGAAATGGCAACCCTGTTTGATACCTCAAAGCAGAACATCAGCCTGCACATCAAGAACATCCTGGCCGAGGGTGAGCTGTCAGCGGCAGTCGTCAAGGAATACTTGACAACTGCCAGTGACGGGAAGAGCTACAAAACAAAGGCTTACAGCCTCGACATGATCCTGGCCGTCGGCTACCGGGTGCGCTCCCCGCGCGGCACCCAGTTCCGTCAGTGGGCCACCATCTTTTCGGACAGCGGGTTGCAGCCGCAAAGCTACCTGGACCGTCTGCGTCGTTTTACAGAGATCAAGTACGCCCGCTCCGAAGTGGCGCAATCGCACCCAACTGTAGTGCTGGAACTCAACCATATTCGCTTCGAGCTGGTGCCCGCCGTGCGGAACTGGTTCAGCGACCTGCAGATCCCAGGCAAAGGCTCCGGTTATCAGAGTTGGCAGGATACCGACCCGAACGGTTTCAACCAGACACTGAGCAGCGCGAATCAGGCCAACGGCAATCTCATCAAGCCGCTGATCCGAGCCATGAAATACTGGAACGCCACGGCGAAGTACCCATTCGAGTCCTATGCACTGGAACAACATATTGCTGGCCAGGGATATGGCTTTTTTGGGTTGCTTGCCTCTCGTCAATTGGCAGACTACTTCATTCAGGCCGCTAACTCCTTAATGGCCGACTGGTCAGCACCGCAATGGAAGCAGGATGCAGTAAGCCGCCTGAAACAGCTCGCATCGCTTGCGCAGTCCCAAGAACGTTCTGGTAATTCCATTCAGGCGGAAGCCACGATCAATCGCCTACTGCCGCCCGTTGGCGGCATGCTGGGGATTTGA
- a CDS encoding sulfotransferase — MDLQTELLISEARRRTGLDDFGDPWFREPLEVLLRSMREEAALNATGRQIQGERILTGLVNRLRIRDFVNRNPGIRDEPVDVGCVIVGLGRSGSTLLQRLLAAAEGATAVYWWETLNPVPLPGEVPGQAEQRREIARAAVAAMLEAAPDLLSIHPMDAFAADEEVMLLEQSFVSSAPESFMNVPSYARWMEQADQGPAYRELREVLQALTLQDSSRRQKKWILKTPQHLSALPALTEVFPEASIVMPHRDPVQTVVSWCSLVDTLSAPNTDRLDRRCIGAHWSRRLARNLADFMATRDRLGERRFIDIRYAELRSDPVAVGMRVLAVIGLAADSANQARLAAWMAANSRDTRPMHVYAADEFGLSEAELREQFVAYRARHMHEDAH, encoded by the coding sequence ATGGACCTGCAAACAGAGCTTTTGATTTCCGAGGCGCGCAGGCGCACGGGACTCGATGACTTCGGCGATCCGTGGTTCCGCGAACCGCTCGAGGTACTGCTGCGTTCGATGCGCGAGGAAGCCGCGCTGAACGCCACTGGACGACAAATCCAGGGTGAGCGCATCCTGACGGGGCTGGTGAACCGCTTGCGTATCCGCGACTTCGTGAACCGCAACCCCGGCATCCGCGACGAGCCGGTCGATGTGGGTTGCGTGATCGTGGGTCTCGGTCGCAGCGGCTCGACGCTGCTGCAGCGTCTGCTCGCCGCGGCCGAGGGAGCCACCGCGGTGTACTGGTGGGAAACGCTCAACCCGGTGCCGCTGCCCGGCGAGGTTCCCGGTCAGGCGGAACAACGACGCGAGATCGCGCGCGCCGCGGTGGCGGCGATGCTCGAGGCCGCACCGGATCTGCTGTCGATCCATCCGATGGACGCGTTCGCCGCCGACGAGGAAGTGATGCTGCTCGAGCAGAGCTTCGTGTCATCGGCGCCCGAAAGCTTCATGAATGTGCCCTCCTATGCGCGCTGGATGGAACAGGCCGACCAGGGGCCTGCGTACCGCGAACTGCGGGAGGTGCTGCAGGCACTGACGTTGCAGGATTCGTCGCGGCGGCAGAAGAAATGGATCCTGAAAACGCCGCAGCATCTGAGCGCACTGCCCGCGCTGACCGAAGTGTTTCCCGAGGCCAGCATCGTGATGCCGCACCGCGATCCGGTGCAGACCGTCGTGTCGTGGTGCAGCCTGGTCGACACGCTGTCCGCACCCAATACCGATCGGCTCGATCGCCGGTGCATCGGTGCCCACTGGAGCCGGCGCCTCGCGCGCAATCTCGCCGATTTCATGGCCACGCGCGATCGTCTCGGCGAACGGCGCTTCATCGACATCCGTTACGCGGAACTCCGGAGTGACCCGGTCGCGGTGGGCATGCGGGTGCTGGCCGTCATCGGATTGGCCGCGGATTCGGCCAACCAGGCACGCCTCGCGGCGTGGATGGCCGCGAATTCCCGGGATACGCGACCGATGCACGTCTATGCGGCGGATGAATTCGGATTGAGCGAAGCTGAGTTGCGGGAGCAATTCGTGGCCTACCGCGCGCGTCATATGCATGAGGATGCGCACTAG
- a CDS encoding restriction endonuclease subunit S, translated as MHLGRLAEVQMGYPFRARLEHDPQGDVTVIQMKDIDDANLLHAEDAIRVALPKGKTHHLLRAGDLLFRSRGRSNGAALVLDGIASAVLTAPMLLIRPHGVLPEYLCWYINAPATQAQLGALAEGTSVRMISAEALKVLDVPLPALAAQRSIVQAAALAEQEQSLLAQIAALRQRVTTHLLMKIAHETTP; from the coding sequence ATGCACCTAGGAAGACTAGCGGAAGTACAGATGGGATACCCCTTCCGGGCGCGCCTCGAGCACGACCCACAGGGCGATGTCACGGTGATCCAGATGAAGGACATCGACGACGCCAATCTGCTGCATGCCGAGGATGCCATCAGGGTGGCGCTGCCCAAGGGCAAGACCCACCACCTGCTGCGCGCGGGCGATCTACTCTTTCGCTCGCGCGGCCGCAGCAATGGCGCGGCACTGGTGCTGGACGGGATCGCTTCGGCGGTGCTCACGGCGCCGATGCTGCTGATCCGGCCCCACGGCGTGCTGCCCGAGTATCTGTGCTGGTACATCAACGCACCGGCCACCCAGGCCCAACTGGGAGCGCTGGCCGAGGGCACCTCGGTACGGATGATCAGCGCCGAAGCCCTCAAGGTGCTGGACGTGCCGCTGCCCGCACTGGCCGCGCAGCGAAGCATCGTGCAGGCCGCCGCCTTGGCCGAACAGGAACAATCGCTGCTGGCACAGATCGCCGCCCTGCGCCAACGCGTGACCACCCACCTTCTGATGAAGATTGCCCACGAGACCACCCCATGA
- a CDS encoding cobalamin B12-binding domain-containing protein: protein MAQAPIRVLLAKLGLDTHTVGVTVIAHALRDAGMEVIFTGLKQTPEMVANTAIQEDVDVVGISSLSAGHMRNIPLLARLLREKAGGDKLLIVGGVIPEEDQAALREAGVARVFTMGADTREIIDYLNEWHGAQDRDAHS from the coding sequence ATGGCGCAGGCTCCCATCCGCGTGCTGCTGGCCAAGCTCGGTCTCGATACCCATACCGTCGGCGTCACCGTGATCGCGCACGCGCTGCGCGACGCCGGCATGGAAGTGATCTTCACGGGACTCAAGCAGACCCCGGAGATGGTTGCAAACACCGCGATCCAGGAAGACGTCGACGTGGTCGGCATCTCCTCGCTCTCCGCCGGACATATGCGCAATATCCCGCTTCTGGCCCGGCTGCTGCGCGAGAAGGCCGGCGGCGACAAGCTGCTGATCGTGGGAGGGGTCATTCCCGAAGAGGACCAGGCGGCGCTGCGCGAGGCGGGCGTCGCGCGCGTCTTCACGATGGGCGCCGACACGCGCGAGATCATCGACTACCTCAACGAGTGGCATGGCGCGCAGGATCGCGACGCACACTCATGA